A DNA window from Hydrogenophaga taeniospiralis contains the following coding sequences:
- the urtE gene encoding urea ABC transporter ATP-binding subunit UrtE, translated as MLEVKDVNQYYGGSHILRNVSLQAELGQVTVVLGRNGVGKTTLLKSLMGLVPIKSGSITLDGVAITKATPYERARLGMGFVPQGREIFGRLTVEENLLMGLATKKGGTPIPAELFELFPVLKQMLGRRGGDLSGGQQQQLAIARALAAGPKLLILDEPTEGIQPNIIKDIGRVIRMLADRGNMAIVLVEQYYDFAEALADRYVVMERGEVIASGPGSEMQAKGVRQLVAI; from the coding sequence CTGCTCGAAGTCAAAGACGTCAACCAGTACTACGGCGGCAGCCACATCCTGCGCAACGTGAGCCTGCAGGCCGAGCTGGGCCAGGTCACGGTGGTGCTGGGCCGCAACGGGGTGGGCAAGACCACGCTGCTGAAATCGCTGATGGGGCTGGTGCCCATCAAGAGCGGCAGCATCACGCTCGACGGCGTCGCGATCACCAAGGCCACGCCCTACGAGCGCGCCCGGCTGGGCATGGGATTCGTGCCGCAGGGGCGCGAGATTTTTGGCCGCCTCACGGTCGAGGAAAACCTGCTGATGGGGCTGGCGACCAAGAAGGGCGGCACGCCGATTCCGGCCGAGCTGTTCGAGCTGTTTCCGGTGTTGAAGCAGATGCTGGGCCGCCGCGGTGGTGACCTCTCGGGCGGGCAGCAGCAGCAGCTGGCCATCGCGCGCGCGCTCGCGGCCGGGCCGAAGCTGCTGATCCTGGACGAACCCACCGAAGGCATCCAGCCCAACATCATCAAGGACATCGGCCGCGTGATCCGCATGCTGGCCGACCGCGGCAACATGGCCATCGTGCTGGTGGAGCAGTACTACGACTTCGCCGAAGCGCTGGCCGACCGCTATGTGGTGATGGAGCGCGGCGAGGTCATCGCCAGCGGACCGGGTAGCGAGATGCAGGCCAAAGGCGTGCGCCAGCTGGTGGCGATTTAG
- a CDS encoding response regulator has protein sequence MPVTYSDLQDARALVVDSNPLSRSILVSQLRECGVGTVVQCPRLADARRKLEMGSYDVVICDQYFEREEITGQDLLDDLRRNQLLPYYTVFVMVTSESSYSKVAEAAESALDAYILKPHTAAGLVERIRQARVRKQALKEIFTAIEREAFEHAADLCRKRFESRGPYWLYAARIGAELMLRNGHLSEAQKLYEAVVEAKTLPWARLGVARAQLEAGYPQRATTTLEGLIEAEPGYSDAYDVMGRAQFELGNFQNALATFRMSTQLTPSSVNRLLKHGMMAYYAGDREEGVELLDRATRLGLDSKFYDPQALLLLAFERLDNNDQRGLMRCVEQLEHLRDRSPDNPRPQRLLEMAQTLVSIQTYQTARALDDVRHWARTISQPEFDFESASNLLALMTQLARRSIQLYEVDAAVDTLGLRFCTSKALTELLACAAVGRSEFADRVREAHAQILKLTEEAMTLSLQGDPRGAVEKLLADATRTLNAKLIESAHLVLQRYQDSIPDHAALLARAQAMRERYRSSDIHAGLGEQSHVGRAAGGVSLPGGYKPPNPDGLLGKVTAV, from the coding sequence ATGCCCGTGACCTACAGCGATCTGCAAGACGCCCGCGCGCTGGTGGTGGACAGCAACCCGCTGTCGCGCTCCATCCTGGTGTCGCAGTTGCGCGAGTGCGGTGTGGGCACGGTGGTGCAGTGCCCCAGGCTGGCCGACGCGCGCCGCAAGCTGGAGATGGGCAGCTACGACGTGGTGATCTGCGACCAGTATTTCGAGCGCGAGGAAATCACCGGGCAGGACCTGCTCGACGACCTGCGGCGCAACCAGCTGCTGCCCTACTACACCGTGTTCGTGATGGTCACGTCCGAGTCGTCGTACAGCAAGGTGGCCGAAGCGGCCGAGTCGGCGCTGGACGCCTACATCCTCAAGCCCCACACCGCGGCCGGCCTGGTGGAGCGCATCCGGCAGGCGCGGGTGCGCAAACAGGCGCTCAAGGAGATCTTCACCGCCATCGAGCGCGAGGCCTTCGAGCACGCCGCCGACCTGTGCCGCAAGCGCTTCGAGTCCCGCGGGCCGTACTGGCTGTACGCCGCGCGCATTGGCGCCGAGCTGATGCTGCGCAACGGCCACCTGAGCGAAGCGCAGAAGCTCTACGAGGCGGTGGTGGAGGCCAAGACCCTGCCCTGGGCCCGCCTGGGCGTGGCGCGGGCACAGCTCGAAGCGGGCTACCCGCAGCGCGCCACCACCACCCTGGAGGGCCTGATCGAGGCCGAGCCCGGCTACTCCGACGCCTACGACGTGATGGGGCGCGCGCAGTTCGAGCTGGGCAACTTCCAGAACGCGCTGGCCACCTTCCGGATGTCCACCCAGCTCACGCCCTCGTCGGTCAACCGGCTGCTCAAGCACGGCATGATGGCCTATTACGCCGGGGACCGCGAAGAGGGCGTGGAACTGCTCGACCGCGCCACCCGCCTCGGGCTGGACTCCAAGTTCTACGACCCGCAGGCGCTGCTGCTGCTGGCCTTTGAGCGGCTGGACAACAACGACCAGCGCGGCCTGATGCGCTGCGTGGAGCAGCTCGAACACCTGCGCGACCGCAGCCCGGACAACCCTCGCCCGCAGCGCCTGCTGGAGATGGCCCAGACCCTGGTGTCGATCCAGACCTACCAGACCGCCCGCGCGCTCGACGACGTGCGGCACTGGGCCAGGACCATTTCCCAGCCCGAGTTCGACTTCGAATCGGCCAGCAACCTGCTCGCCCTCATGACCCAGCTGGCCCGGCGCTCGATCCAGCTCTACGAGGTGGACGCGGCCGTGGACACGCTGGGCCTGCGCTTTTGCACCAGCAAGGCGCTGACCGAGCTGTTGGCCTGCGCGGCGGTCGGTCGCTCGGAGTTCGCCGACCGCGTCCGCGAAGCCCACGCGCAGATCCTCAAGCTCACCGAGGAAGCCATGACGCTGAGCCTCCAGGGCGACCCGCGGGGCGCGGTGGAGAAACTGCTGGCGGACGCCACCCGCACGCTCAATGCCAAGCTGATCGAATCGGCCCACCTGGTGCTGCAGCGCTACCAGGACAGCATCCCCGACCACGCGGCCCTGCTGGCGCGCGCGCAGGCCATGCGCGAGCGCTACCGCAGCAGCGACATCCACGCGGGCCTGGGGGAACAAAGCCACGTCGGGCGCGCGGCCGGTGGCGTGTCGCTGCCCGGCGGCTACAAGCCACCGAACCCCGATGGCCTGCTGGGGAAGGTGACCGCGGTATAG